The genomic segment AAAAGTAATTCAATTGAAAAGCCGAAAAAGAAATACACTAAACAAGCAAAAAGTTTTGTTACAGTAAATACAGGTCAATATGACCTTGAAAAAGTATTTAATCTTAAAAGTGCAGAATATTCAAATTTTGTTCTTAACCTTTTTGAAATTGAACCAATCAAGAAAACAATTAGCGGGATAAAAATAAATGGAGAACGCAAAGATGGACATTATGCCTTAATTTGGCCATATTGGGAATTTGAAGACGCAACTGTTGATAAAGAGTATTTACATAATTTACATTCTAATATTGGGAAAAAGGTTGGAGATAGAATTTACATCGTTGCACCAGCAAGTTATGTCGATTTTATAAGTGACTATTATGAAATTGATAATGTCCGTTATTACTTTTTAAAAGTTCCTTACCACATTATTAAAGAGCTTCACAAGGTACAATTCAAGAAATTTAGACAACCACAAAGTAAAAAGAATGTAAATGATTTGGAAGATGCTATTGGTTTTCATTTTATGAAACAACCTGAAGTTAAAACTGAAGTAACAATATCCACAAAAGATGTTAAAATAAGTATCAAAAAATTTCATTCTGATTTTAGCGAAGATGAAAAAGGAAAAGAGTTAGGAAATCTTGAAAGCTTGGCAATGGTATTAATCGATAAAGATTTTGACGGACAAGCCTTTGATATGGACGAATATTATTTTGCTGAAGATTTATTGCCAAAGAAAAAAGATAAAAAGGATGAGGAAAATGTTGGAGAAGAATTGAAGAAAACCAAAGAGATTAATTTACCATCAATTCCGAAAAAAGATTGTGGGAAAAACCTAATGATTATCTACATTGATATTTTTGGAAATGAATTTAAAGAAAAGTTTGAGATTAAATAATATGGAAGAAATAAAACGCTATAAAACATCAGACCTTGTATTAAAAGTTGATAAAAACTATGACCCCACTCAACTTCCTTTACAAGACTGGGATAGATATATTGATATTTTAGTAAATGACAGGCAATATCAAAAAGAAGCAATAATTGACGCTGTAGTATTTTTAGCTTCTGGTTTATATAAAAATACAAGTGAATTAGTAGAAAACAATTGGAATGAAAGCTCAAATATTGAATTGAAAAATCGTTATTCCGATTTAGATGATTATTTGCATCATTTACAAATCCCAACAAAACTTTCTGCCTCAATTGACCTTGCTACTGGAACAGGGAAAAGTTATGTAATTTATGGTATTGCCCAAATAATGCTTGGTCTTGGCTTGGCAGACAGGGTTTTAGTTTTGTGTCCTTCACTAACAATTGAAGATGGTTTAACAGAAAAATTTATTGATTTAAGTTCTGACAGTAAATTATTAAAAGCAATTCCTGAAAATGCAAAATGGAAAAATCCATCAATTAAATCGGCAGATGTAACAATTAAAGAAGGTGATATTTGCATTGAAAATATTCACGCTGCTTATGAAACAACAGGTTCTTCAATAAAAGATAGTTTTAAAGGAAATGGTGAAACAACATTGGTCTTAAATGACGAAGCTCATCATATCTACAACAAAGTTGAAGGACGCAGTAAGGAAAATACAAGCCTAAAAAAATGGAAAGAATTTTTACTAAACCCCGAATTTAATTTTAAATATATTGTAGGTTTTACCGGTACGGCATATATTGAAGATGAATATTTTAATGATGTGATTTATCGCTATTCGTTACGCCAAGCAGTTGATAATCAAATGGTGAAAATGGTTGATTACATTAGTAAAGATGAAAATCTTGATAAGGATATAAAATTCCAAAAAATTTATGACAATCACGACCACAATAAACAGAATTATCGAAAAATTAAACCGCTAACAATTCTGATTACCAAAGACATTAAAAATGCCAAAAGATTGCTTGCTGATATTTCTGAGTTTTTGATAAAACAAGAGAGCTTGAGTGAAGATGAAGCGAAAGAAAAAACTTTAATTGTAACTTCACACAACGACCACAAAGCGAATATTCAAAAATTAAAGGAAGTTGACAATAAGGATAATCCAATTGAATGGATTGTTTCTGTTTCAATGCTTACAGAAGGTTGGGATGTGAAAAATGTTTTTCAAATCGTACCTTGGGAAGATAGAGCATTTAATTCAAAGCTTCTTATTGCTCAAGTTTTAGGACGTGGTTTACGAATACCGCTTGAATACCAAAATCCGCAACCAAAAGTTAGGATTTTTAACCACGATGCGTGGAGTAGAAATATAAAAGGGCTTGTTGATGAAATACTTGAAATTGAGAAAAGGCTTATTTCGGTTCCATTAGTAAAAGGAGATAGAAATAAACATCATTTTAAAGTTCATCATATTGATTATTCAAAAAAAGCGACAACAAAAGAAGCTACAAAAGACCACACAGAATTTGATTATACAAAAGGGTTTATTGAACTTCAATCACAAGTAGAAGAAAGCGAAAAAGAAAGTGAATATACTGATTTTTCAGGTGCTATAAACTCAAAAAAGACACTAATTCATTACAATACGTATACAATAGATGAAGTTGCAAATAAAATTGTAGATGAACTGAAAGTTAGAAACTGGGAAGGAAAAATATTAAAATTACCAACAGGGGATTATTCAAAACAGAAACTTCCACCAAAAAACGAAATAACTAAGATTATTCGCACTTCAATGGATAAAGTGGGGATTAAAGGGAATAGATTAGTTGAAAAAAATCGCAATAAGATATTGAACAGTTTCAATACGCTTTTAAGAAAAGCAGGGAAAACGGTTGTGTATCAAAAAGAAGCTCAAAAGCCATACACAATAGACACTAAAGAAATGAATAGAGAAAGTATGGCTCTTGGAAATTTAAGGCATAATGCAACTGTTTTTTACTCATCTGATTTTAAAACAGAAATTAACGAGAAAAATTTAGAGTTATTAAATATCGTAATTGAAGATGAAGGTTTGCCAAGAAGTGCATCGAAAGAGATAAACAAATATCTATTTAAAACACCATTAGATTTAACTTTTTCTAAAGCGACACCAGAACGAACATTTATAAAAGAACTTTGCGAAACTGAAAATGCAAAGAAAATTGAAAGTTGGCTAAAGTCAAGAGATATGAATTTCTACTCAATTGAATATTCAATAACTTCTATTGGTGGAAAACACTCAAAAATCCAATCTTTCAATCCTGACTTTTTCTTAAAATTAGAGAATGGTAAAACAAAACATTTTGTAATTGTTGAAATTAAATCTGACGGTGATGTAACCGATGAAAATAAGGCAAAATTGAAATACGGAGTTCAACACTTTAAAGACTTAAATAAGGAATTAGAGAAGCTAAAAATAGACGAAAAATATCATTTCCATTTTTTAAGTCCGAATTCTTACGATGTATTCTTTGACCA from the Bacteroidota bacterium genome contains:
- a CDS encoding DEAD/DEAH box helicase family protein, whose amino-acid sequence is MEEIKRYKTSDLVLKVDKNYDPTQLPLQDWDRYIDILVNDRQYQKEAIIDAVVFLASGLYKNTSELVENNWNESSNIELKNRYSDLDDYLHHLQIPTKLSASIDLATGTGKSYVIYGIAQIMLGLGLADRVLVLCPSLTIEDGLTEKFIDLSSDSKLLKAIPENAKWKNPSIKSADVTIKEGDICIENIHAAYETTGSSIKDSFKGNGETTLVLNDEAHHIYNKVEGRSKENTSLKKWKEFLLNPEFNFKYIVGFTGTAYIEDEYFNDVIYRYSLRQAVDNQMVKMVDYISKDENLDKDIKFQKIYDNHDHNKQNYRKIKPLTILITKDIKNAKRLLADISEFLIKQESLSEDEAKEKTLIVTSHNDHKANIQKLKEVDNKDNPIEWIVSVSMLTEGWDVKNVFQIVPWEDRAFNSKLLIAQVLGRGLRIPLEYQNPQPKVRIFNHDAWSRNIKGLVDEILEIEKRLISVPLVKGDRNKHHFKVHHIDYSKKATTKEATKDHTEFDYTKGFIELQSQVEESEKESEYTDFSGAINSKKTLIHYNTYTIDEVANKIVDELKVRNWEGKILKLPTGDYSKQKLPPKNEITKIIRTSMDKVGIKGNRLVEKNRNKILNSFNTLLRKAGKTVVYQKEAQKPYTIDTKEMNRESMALGNLRHNATVFYSSDFKTEINEKNLELLNIVIEDEGLPRSASKEINKYLFKTPLDLTFSKATPERTFIKELCETENAKKIESWLKSRDMNFYSIEYSITSIGGKHSKIQSFNPDFFLKLENGKTKHFVIVEIKSDGDVTDENKAKLKYGVQHFKDLNKELEKLKIDEKYHFHFLSPNSYDVFFDHLRNGILKEFDFRSDLEDKLLAKTDE